ATCGCCCGAAACATCCTGTAACAATTTCGACGCTTGAATCGCTTTCCCGGGCCGGGGGGAACCCCCCTGTTTCCCCTTCTCGGTCGCTTTCCGGAACGCCTTGCTTTCAAGCAACGTTAGTAACGTCGCAAGGACCCAGACGGAGGACCGGCTGGGACACCTCGGTAAAGCGGGCGAAGCCAGATGAAAAGACTAGATATCCTGGATGGATTTCGGGGTTATTTCCTCGTTTTCATGATGGTCAACCACCTGACACTGCAAGGTGGGTCGATCATAAGCGTGTTGAACCATTCTTCCCTTGGATATGTTCAGGATGCCCAGGGGTTTGTTTTCATCTCCGGGTTGATCGTTGGGCTCTATTACGCCAAAGGCTATCTCAAGGGACGCAGCCTCGAGATGGACACCAAGATCTATGCCCGGGCCGGGCTGCTCTATCGCTACAGCCTTGTGCTGCTGGGATTGCTGTTTGTGCTGCCCTTGGTGTTTCCGACCTTCGCCGCGCCCTGGGAACGCTTCTATGCCGATTTTTTCCGCGATCCTTTGACCATCGGCATGGGGGCGCTGATCTTGCTCTACCAGCCGACCTATATGGATATTCTGCCCCAATACATCTTGTACCTGCTGCTAACGCCCTTTCTCATCCGCCTCGCCCTTAACGGCAAAGGGGTTCAGGTGCTGGGCGGCAGCATCGCGGTCTGGCTGCTGACCCAGATCGGCGCCCATACCCTGCTGATCACTGCCATCGAGGAGGCCGGCCAGAGCGTCGCCCCCGATTTCATCACCCGCGCCGGCTTCAATCCCATGGGCTGGCAGTTGCTCTTCGTCTCCGGTCTGGTCATCGGCGCCGGACTGACCAAGGGGACCTTGAAGATCGGCGACTGGTTCGACGCCTCGCGCCCCGGCCCCGCCCTGACCTCGCTGGCCCTTGTCGTCTATTTCATGGTGATGCGCCTAGGCTTCACCTTCGACTACCTGCCCGACCACGTGGTCCAGGCCTTCCGGATGCTCGACCACCGGACCACCTTCAGCCTGATCTATCCGATCAACTTTTTAGCCCTGGGCTATCTGGTGACCTGGCTGATCATCTGCGGCCCCCACGCGGCCTCGCCGATCGTGCAAAAAGCCGGCTGGGTGCTCAAAGGCTTGTTCATGATGGAGTTCCTGCGCTTCCTTGGCCGCCATTCGCTGCAGGTCTACGCCTTCCATCTGGTCCTGGTCTTCGCCATGTATTTCGTTGATTTCTATACGGAGGAGTTCAACGAGGTCGCCAAGACCGGCATCGTGCTGTCGGGCGTCGCCCTGCTCGCCGTTCCGGCTTGGCTGCATGAGCAAAAGCAAAAGGCCAAAACTGCCCAAAGGGCCGCCGCCCGCACCTGACCCGTCGAGGCCCATCTCGGGCCCCATCGAAAAAGCTCAAAAAAAGACGCGGAGGGGAGAGCCTCCGCGTCTTCTGCTTTGACCGGCCGTCCAACCGGGACGGCTGGTGGCAGGCGGTTACGCCGGAAGGGCGCTGCGGGTGTCCTCGACGCCCAGGGCCTTGCGCCAGCCCGGATAGATCTGGTCGGCGTCGCCGGGGAAGGACTCGAAGGCGCGGGCCAGTTCCTTGTGCTCGCGGGCATAGTCCAGAACCGGAACCCCGTCCCGCCAGGCTTGCCAGGCTTGACGCAACGACCGCGCCCCGGCCACCGGGCCGTCGATATGGCCGAAGGCGCCGCCGCCGGCGGTCAAGATGACATTGGCATTACCCAGGTTCTCGAAGAAGCCGGGCATGCGCAGGGCGTTCATGCCGCCGCTGATGATCGGCGTACAAGCCTTCATGCCGCCCCAGGATTGACGGTAGAACGGCCCCTGGGCCTCGTCCTGGGTCAGCATATAGGCGATGGCGCGGTCGCTGGACTCGCCTTCCATCTTGCCAAAGCCCATGGTGCCGGTGTGGATGCCGCTGGCGCCCTGCAGGCGGGCCATCTTGCAATGGACGAAGGCGGTATAGCCGCGCTTGGACTGGGGCGAGGTGACGGCGCCGTGGCCAGCCCGGTGATAATGCAAGAAGTTATCGGGGAAGCGGCGGCGCGCCGTGGTGATCGCCGCGGCGCCGGCGACATAGCCGTCGACCAGCAAGGCGACATGCGAGGCGTTCTCGCCGAAGGTCTCCAGCACATACTCGCCACGGGCGATGATCTCGAAGGGATCGTCGGCGGTGATATTGGCCGAGAACAGCTTGGCCTCGCCGGTCTCGTCCTGGGCCCGCCTCATGGCGTCGGCGACCAGGGCGATGGTGTCGCGCAAGGGGGCGAAGGGCTGATTGCCCTGGGGCTCGTCGTTCTTGATGAAGTCGCCGCCCAGCCAGAAGGCGTGGCAGGCCTCGGCGAAGGGCTTGGGACGCAGGCCGAGCTTCGGCTTGATGATCGTGCCGACGACCAGACCGCCGTCGACCTCGGGCCGCCCCAGCACTTTCCACAGGGCCGAGATATTGACGCTCGGGCCATCAAACAGGGCGCGATAAGCCTCGGGCACATAGAAATCGTGCATCTTGGCGTATTCCACGTCGCCCATACCCTGGTTGTTTCCCATGGTGAGCGTCAGGAACGAGGCGATCATCGCCTTGCCGTCGGTGATGTTGCGGTCGAACAAAGCCACCGGATAGGCGATCTTGGTCAGCTCGCGGGCCTCGTCCACCTCATAGACCAGGGCGTCGACGCCCCGGGTGAAATCGTCGGTGGTGCAGACCTCGACGTTGGTGCCCGTCGAACTCTCGGCGGCGAAATGCGCCGCGGTCGCCACATAGCCATATCCGGCCTTGGGCTTCATGATATAGGCACAAAGCACATGCTCGCCGCCGGCGATCAGATCCTCTTCCTTGAGCGCCAGATTGACGTAACGAGATGACTGGTCCATCGGTGGACTCTCCCTAGATGTTCGATGGGGGGCACTGTACCCCCATCGATCCATAAGCCATAATTTATTGTTTTAGACTTCCCCATAAGTAAAAGATTATACGACTTTCCGTTGTCCGCGCTTTTCAGCCGCTGACATGACGGTTGCGGCGCGGCGGCAGGGTGCGGATGGCGTCGCTCAACAGGTCCTCGCCGCGCGCCTTGAGAAAGGCCACCATCGCCTCGGCCACCGGCAGCAGGTGCTTGCCCTCGCGGATCACCACATACCAGTCGCGCTGGATCGGCAGCCCTTCCACATCAAGGATCACCAGCCGGCCGACCGAAAGCTCCAGGCTCATGGTGTTGCGCGACAGCAGGCTGATGCCCATGCCGGCCATCACCGCCTGCTTGATGGTCTCATTGCTCGACATCTCGATCATGCGGTGGGGCAGCACCCCATGGTCGGTCATCAGCTTTTCCATAAGGATGCGCGTGCCCGACCCCGGCTCGCGCATCAGAAAGGTTTCCCCCGACAGATCGTGGAACGTCAGCTTGCGCCGCACCAGCGGATGATCCGACGCCGCGACCATCACCATCGGATTGGGGGCGAAGCGTTCGGCGCGCACCGCCGGCTCGGTCGGCGGCCGGCCCATGATGAACAGGTCCAGGGCGTTTTCCTGGATCATCCCCAGGATCTGCTCGCGATTGGCCACCGTCAGCCCCAGTTCAACACCGGGATAGCCGGCGGTGAACACCGAGAGCAGGCGGGGGGCGAAGTATTTGGCGGTGCTGACCACGCCGATGCGCAACGCCCCGGCGCGCTTGCCCTTCAGGGCGTCCATCGCCTTGTCGGCATCGGTCACCGCCGCCAGAATGGTCCGCACATGCCCGAGAAGAATGGTTCCGGCCTGGGTGAGCAGCAGCACCCGACCCATCTGCTCAAACAGCGGCAAGCCGGCCAGGGCCTCGATCTGCTTGATTTGCAACGACACCGCCGGCTGGGTCAGCCCCAGTTCCCGGGCGGCGTTGGAGAAGCTGAGGTGGCGGGCGACGGCGTCGAAAATCTGCATCTGCCGCAAGGTGGCGTGGCGCATGGCGGATCATTCCCCTGCCGATTGGCCTATAAGGTTTAGCTTATAGACTATGCCATAATAACTTTGTTGTGTTTATGTGTCCGTCCCGCCAGAATTTCCATGGTGGATTTAGGGGTTCACAAGGCCCCAACCCCTCCCACCCATCAGGAGACGCCGTCATGACCCGCGCCATCCGTATCGCGCCAAGCTTGTTGTCCGCGGATTTCGCCTTTCTCGGCCGCGATGCCCAAGCCATGGCCGACGGCGGAGCCGATATTTTGCACTTCGACGTCATGGACAACCACTATGTGCCCAACCTGACGGTGGGCCCGCTGGTCTGTGCCGCCCTGCGTCCGCATACCTCCTTGCCGATCGATGTCCACCTGATGACGCGGCCGGTCGATCCGCTGATCGATTCCTTCGCCGAGGCCGGGGCCGATATGATCACCTTCCACCCGGAAGCCAGCGATCACGTCCACCGCAGCGTTCAGATGATTCGCAAGCGCGGGCTGAAGGCCGGGGTGGCGCTTAATCCGGCCTCGCCGCTCAGCCTGCTCGACCACATCCTCGAAGACCTCGACTTGGTGCTGATCATGTCGGTCAACCCGGGGTTCGGCGGCCAGAGCTTCATTCCCTCGGCCCTGCCCAAGATCGCCGCCCTGCGCAAACGGATCGACGACGCCGGCTTGCCGGTGGCGATCGAAGTCGACGGCGGGGTCAATCCCGCCAATGCCCGGGCGCTCGGCGCCGCCGGGGCCGATATCCTGGTGGCCGGTTCGGCCATCTTCGGAGCGAGTGACCGGGCCAAGGCCATCGCCTCCATCCGGGGCGCCGCGGAAAGTGGATTAGGTCAGGAAGCCGCATAAATGTCCGTTCTGTCACAGGACCGTCCGCGCGAAAGGCCTCCCATGCTCGCCACCGATCGCACCACGCTTGCGCAGTTCCTTGTCGAGGAATGCCGGGGCCGCGCCGGCGATGATTCCGAGCTTCTTGGTTTGTTGCTCGACGTCGCCCAGGCCTGCAAGACCATCTCGAAGATGACGGCGATGGGCTCGCTCGCCGGGGTTCATGGCTATAACGGCGATGTCAATCCCCAGGGCGAGAATCAGGCGCGGCTCGACCTGATGTCCAATCAGGCCTTCGTCCGCGCCACCGAACGCACCGGCCATGCCGCCGGTCTGGCCAGCGAGGAGATGGAAGAGGTTCTGGGCTTCCCCGAGTCCTACGCCCGGGGCACCTTGCTGCTGGTCTTCGATCCCCTCGACGGATCGTCCAACATCGATATCAACGGCACCGTCGGCTCGATCTTTTCGATCCTGCCGATGCCCCGCCCCGGCGAAGCCCCGCAGACCGCCGACTTCCTGCAATCGGGCCGCCAGCAGGTGGCCGCCGGCTATGCCCTTTATGGCCCCTCGACCATGTTCGTGCTGACCATCGGCTCGGGCGTTCACGGCTTCACCCTCGATCCGCTGCTTGGCGATTTCATTCTGACCCACCCGTCGATGACGGTGATCCCCGAAAGCGGCGAATTCGCCATCAACAGCTCGAACAGCCGCTTCTGGGAACCGCCGATCCGCGCCTATGTCGATGAATTGCTGGCCGGGCGCTCGGGTCCGCGGTCCAAGGATTACAACATGCGCTGGATCGCCGCCCTGGTGGCCGATGTCCACCGCATCTTGCTGCGCGGCGGCATCTATCTGTATCCCCGCGACACCAAGACCCCCGATCTGGCCGGGCGCCTGCGCCTGCTCTATGAAGCCGCCCCGGTGGCCTTTTTGATGGAACAGGCTGGCGGCCGCTGCACCACCGGCACGCGGACCATGCTCGACCTCGTGCCCGGGTCCTTGCACGAACGCGTACCGCTGATCTTCGGGTCGGCCGTGGAAGTGGAGCGGGTCGAGACCCTTTACCGCGAGCCGCAACGCCGGGAATTCGCCACGCCGTTGTTCAATCAGCGCGGCTTGTTCCGCGACTAAAGCGGCGTACCGCCGACCGGGGACGTCGGCGCTTACACCATCGTCACCAAAAAAGCGGCAGAGCGGTCAGATCACCACCGCTCGACAGGGGGAAGCACGAGTATGTCGGTTAAGCATCCGATCATCGCCATCACCGGATCCTCGGGCGCGGGAACCACGTCGGTGACCCGCACTTTTGAGCAGATCTTCCGTCGCGAAGGGGTCAACGCGGCGGTCGTCGAAGGCGACAGTTTCCACCGCAATGATCGCAAGGCCATGAAGATCGCCATGGCCGAGGCGCAGAAGGCGGGCAACGCCAATTTCAGCCACTTCGGCCCGGAAGCCAATCTGTTCGAGGAGCTTGAAACGCTGTTTCGCACCTATGGCGAAACCGGCGGCGGCCGGCGACGGCTGTATCTGCACAACGACGAGGAGGCCGCCCCCTTCGCCCAGGAGCCCGGCACCTTCACGCCCTGGGAAGACCTGCCCGAAAGCGATCTGCTGTTCTACGAGGGCCTGCACGGCGCCGTGGTGACCGATACGGTCGATGTCGCCCAGCACGCCGACCTCAAGATCGGCGTCGTGCCGGTGATCAATGTCGAATGGATCCAGAAGCTCCATCGCGATCGCGCCGCCCGCGGCTATAGCACCGAGGCGGTGACCGACACCATTTTGCGGCGCATGCCCGATTACGTTCACTACATCTGTCCGCAGTTCACCCGCACCGATGTGAATTTCCAGCGCGTGCCCTTGGTCGACACCTCCAATCCCTTCGTCGCCCGCCATGTGCCCTCGGCCGATGAAAGCTTCGTCGTCATCCGCTTCCGCGACCCCAAGGGCATCGATTTTCCCTATCTGCTCAACATGCTCAACGACAGCTTCATGTCGCGCCCCAACACCATCGTCGTACCGGGCGGCAAGATGGAACTGTCGATGCAACTGATCTTCACCCCCTTCATCTGGCGGTTCATGGACAAGCGGGCCCGCGCCCTCGGGCGCTGACGCCCAAGTCCTGTCAAGAAAACCGCCCAACAAAACCACAAGGATCCCGGGAGAGTTTCCGATGACCGTCACCACCGCCGCCCCGCCGCCCCGCGCCGACCACGGTGATCCCCAGATCGCCGAACGGGCGGCCACCGCCATTCGCATGCTTGCCGCCGATGCCGTGGAAAAGGCCAAATCCGGCCATCCCGGCGCGCCGCTGGGCATGGCCGATATCGCGGTGGCGCTATGGGGCGTCAACGGTGGCGGCGTGGTCCATCACAATCCGGCCAATCCCTCCTGGCCCGACCGCGACCGGGTGGTGCTGTCGAACGGCCATGCCTCGATGCTGCTCTACGCCCTGCTCCATCTGACCGGCTATGACCTGAGCGCCGCCGATCTGGCCGCCTTCCGCCAGTTCGGCAGCCGCACCCCGGGCCATCCCGAGGTCGACCAGACCCCGGGGGTTGAAACCACCACCGGGCCGCTCGGCCAGGGGCTGGCCAATGGCGTCGGCTTCGCCTTGGCCGAGAAGATTTTGGCCGAGACCTTCAATCGTCCCGACCATGCCATCGTCGACCATCACACCTGGGTGCTGCTTGGCGATGGCTGCCTGATGGAAGGGATCAGCCACGAGGTCGCGTCCCTGGCCGGTCGCCTGGGCCTGGGCAAGCTGATCTGCCTTTATGACGACAACGGCATCTCGATCGATGGCGCGGTCGAGGGCTGGTTCAGCGACGATACTCCGGCGCGCTTCCGCGCCTATGGCTGGCAGGTGATCGAAGGCGTCGACGGCCACGAGATCTCGGCCGTGTCCCTCGCCCTGACCGAGGCCAAGGCCGACGCCCTGCGCCCCACCCTGATCTGCTGCCGCACGGTGATCGGCCAGGGCGCGCCGACCAAGGCCGGCGGCCACGATGTCCACGGCGCGCCGCTGGGCGCGGCCGAAATCGCCGCCATGCGCGAAAGCCTGAACTGGCCCTATGCGCCCTTCGAGGTGCCCGAGGATATCCGCGCCGCCTGTGACGCCCGCCCGGCCGGCGCGGCGCTGGAAGCGGCATGGCGCGCACGCTTCGCGGCTTACCAAAGCGCCTATCCCGAGCTTGCCGCCGAGTTCGAGCGGCGGCTGGCGAGCACCTTCCCCGCCGATTTCGCCCAGACCGAAGAGGCGCTGTTTGCCGATCTGATCGCCGCGGGAACCGTCGCCAGCCGCAAGGCCAGCCAGCTCGCCATCCGCCGGCTGGCCCCGGCCCTGCCCGAGCTGCTGGGCGCCTCGGCCGATCTCACCGGGTCGAACCTCACCGACTGGCCGGGGGCGGCGCGCATCAACGACGGTCCGGCCGGGCGCTATCTGTCGGCGGGCGTGCGCGAGTTCGGCATGGCCGCCGTTCTCAACGGCATGGCCTTGCATGGCGGCTTCATTCCCTTTGGCGGCACCTTCCTGGTGTTTTCCGATTATTCGCGCAACGCCATTCGTCTGGCCGCCCTGATGCGCCGGAGGGTCATCCATATTCTCACCCATGATTCCATCGGCCTGGGCGAGGATGGGCCGACCCATCAGCCGGTCGAACACGCCGCCTCGCTGCGCCTGATCCCCAATCTGGCCGTCTGGCGCCCCGGCGACGCCTTTGAAACCGCTGTCGCCTGGAGCGCCGCGCTTCGCCGCGCCGATGGCCCCTCGGCCCTGTTGCTCTCGCGCCAGAACCTGCCGGCCCAAAGCTTTGACGGCGACCGCCGGGCGGCGGCGTCGCGCGGCGGCTATACGCTGTCGGCCCGTCCCCAGCCGCGCGCCATCATCCTGGCCAGCGGCTCCGAGCTGGGCCTCGCCACCGCCGCCCAGGCGCTGCTCGATGGCGAAGGGATCGCGGTGAACGTGGTGTCGGTTCCCTGTCTCGAGCTGTTTTTGTCCCAGCCCAAGGACTGGATCGACGCGGTTCTGCCGCCCGACCTGCCCCGTCTGGCCGTCGAAGCCGCCCATCCCGATCCCTGGTGGAAGGTGGTCGGCCTTGAAGGCGCGGTCATCGGCATGGACCGCTTCGGCGAATCCGCCCCGGCGCCCGAGTTGTTCGCCCATTTCGGCTTCACCCCGGCGGCGGTCGCCGCCCGGCTGCGCGACTTGCTCGCGAAATAGCCGCCCCTTTCGGACCCAATCACTCGCGGTGGCGCTGCGGGTCATCCCCTCGACGCGCACCAAGACCCACCGCAACCTTACCCCCCCAGGCCTCTCGCCCAGGGGGGTTCTTTTTTTTTAAAAAAGGAGTCCCATCTAAAACGAAGCCTTCGGTTGAATAGATGGACAGAATAGTAACGCCCCTTCAATCGATCTCGAAGACCCGGTGCTAAGGAGAAAGCCGATGGATGAGACACCGCCGAGAAACGGCATGTGGTCCACCTCCGGCCGAAGCCAGGGATCTTTCATCTGGGACGGGCTTTCATGATCCCTTCGACGACAGATGACGCGAGGCCGGACCTCCCCTCGGATCAGGCGGAGCGCCATCCCGAGGGAGGGGCCGATTTCGAGGCGATTTTCAGGGCGCTTCCGGGCCCCCATCTGATTCTGGACGCGGACTTGAAGATCGCCGCCGTCAATGACGCCTACCTTCAGGCGACGCTGACCCGTCGCGGCGAGATCCTTGGCCGGGGCATATTCGAGGTCTTTCCCGACAACCCCAATGATCCGGTCAGCGAGGGCGTGCGCAATCTGCGGGCCTCGCTCCTGCGCGTCCTGTCAAGCCGGACCCAGGATGTGATGTCCATTCAGAAGTATGACGTGCGCAAGCCGGGCGGCGGGGCGGGCGACTTCGAGCTGCGCTATTGGAGTCCGATCAATACCCCCGTGCTTGGCGCCGATGGCGCGGTCGTCTACATCGTTCACTATGCCCAGGATCTAACCGAATACTATGCTTCCTCCGGGCAACAGGATTTCGCCGAGGGCGGGAAGGACGACATCGTCCGGCAGATGGAAGCGGAAATCTTTCAGCGCTCCAAAGAAGTCGCCAAATCAAACCTGAAATTGAAGGAAGCCAATTCAGAACTGGCGATCCTTTACGAAAAAACCCGCGAACTCGATGATATCAAAACCCAGTTCTTCGCCAACGTCAGCCACGAGCTGCGCACCCCGCTGACCTTGATCCTCGGGCCGGTCACCAGCCGTCAGGAGGACCCGACGCTCGCCCCGGCCGAAAAGCGGGTGCTTGATATGGTGGCGCGCAATGCCCGACTGCTGCTCCGCCACGTCAACGACCTGCTTGATATCGCTAAACTCGAAGCCGGGCAGATGCGGATGCAATATGTCCGCACCGATGTGACCCGGCTCTGCCGCTTCGCCCTGTCGCACTTCGACTCGTTGGCCGAGGAACGGGCCATCGCCTTCACCCTGGAGGCGCCCGCCGTCCTTTGGGCCGAGATCGATCCGGAAAAGTTCCGGCGGGTCCTGCTCAACCTTCTGTCCAACGCCTTCAAATTCACCCCCAACCAGGGGGAGATCACCGTGTCGCTGATCGATCGCGGCGATGATGTGATCTTGCGGGTGAGCGACAACGGGCCGGGGATTCCCGAAAGCATGTGGACCGCCGTGTTCGAGCGCTTCCGCCAAGTCGATGGCGGCAGCGACCGCCGCCATGGCGGAACCGGGCTTGGTCTGGCCATCGTCAGGGAATTCGTCGATCTCCACGGCGGCGAGGTGAGCATCGGGCAGGCCTCGGAAGGCGGGGCGGCGTTCACCGTCGTCCTGCCCAAAAAGGCCCCGCCCGACGTCGCGGTCTATCCCGAAATCGGCGACACCCTGGCCGAAGGCCCGGGGTTCTATCGTGACATCGATAAGGGGCTTGAGGGCGAGGACCGCCTGACGGACCTCGCCCCGTCTGCCGCCGCCAGCGGGCCCGCCAGCGGGCCCGCTGGCGGCGTCGGCATCAACGCCCCGCTCGTTCTTGTCGTGGAGGACAACCCCGACATGAACGCCTTTGTCAGCGAGATCGTCGCTGGACACTATCGGGTGATCTCGGCCTTCGACGGCCAGGAGGGGCTGGAGAAGGCCCACGAAACCCTGCCCGATCTGATCATCAGCGATGTCATGATGCCAAGGATGAGCGGCGAGACCATGGCCGACACCCTGCGTCAGGATGGTCTGACCAGCGATATTCCGATCATCATGCTCACCGCCAAAGCCGATGAGGCCATGCGCGCGCGCATGCTGCGCGGCGTGGTGCAGGACTATCTGTTCAAACCGTTTTCCCGCCTGGAACTGCTGGCCCGCGCCGATGGGCTGATCGCCGACCACCGCCGCAAGCAGATGGTATTGCGCGAGAGCGAAGCCCGCTTCCGCGCCACCTTCGAACAAGCCGCCGTCGGCATCGCCCATCTCGATCCCGATGGCCATTGGCTGCGGGTGAACCACAAGCTCTGCGATATCGTCGGCTATCCCCCCGACGAGTTGCTCACGCTCAGCTTCCAAGACATCACCCATCCCGATGACCTGCGGGCCGATCTTCGCCAGATGGAGGCCCTGCTCGCCGGCCAGATCGACACCTATACCATCGAAAAGCGCTACATCCGCAAAACGGGGGAAAGCCTGTGGATCAACCTGACCGTCTCCCTGGTGCGCGACATCCATAACGCCCCGGCCTATTTCATCTCGGTGGTCGAAAACATCCAAAGCCGCAAGGAGGCCGAACTTCAGTTGCTGCTGGCCTCGGCGGTGTTTTCCAACAGCATGGAGGGGATCTTCGTCACCGACCTCAAAGGTTCGATCCTGGCGGTCAATCCGGCCTTCAGCCAGATCACCCTCTATGAAGCCGCCGAGGTTCTGGGGCGCAACGCCCGCATCTTGCAATCGGGTCGCCAAAACCGCGAGTTCTATGTCGCCTTGTGGCAAGACGTCCTGACCATCGGATCCTGGCGCGGGGAAATCTGGAACCGCCGCCGCGATGGCGAGGTTTTCCCCGAATGGCTCAGCATCAGCTCGGTGCGCAACCATCAGGGCGAAGTCACCAATTACATCGGCATTTTCTCCGATCTGTCGCGGATCAAGCATTCCGAAGCCAAATTCCACCACCTCGCCCACCACGATCCGCTAACCGGCCTGCCTAACCGCCTGCTGTTGCGCAGCCGCCTCGATCACGCGATCGAACGGGCGCGGCGCACCGGCGGGCGGTGCGCCGTGTTGTTTCTCGACCTTGACCGCTTCAAGATGATCAACGACAGCCTGGGTCACCGGGCAGGTGATACCTTGCTGCGCACCCTGGGGGCGCGCCTGACCGCCTGCCTGGGCGATACCGGCACCCTCGCCCGCCTGGGCGGCGATGAATTCGTCGCGGTGATTGAAGACATCGATGGCATCCCGGCCGTCGGCACGATCGCCCTCACCATGCTCGAGCGCCTGCGCGAACCCTGCCGGTTGAGCGAAGGCCCCGAGGTTTGCATCGGCGGCAGCGTTGGCATCAGCCTATTCCCCGAAGACGGCGACAACCCCGATACCTTGCTCCAACATGCCGATACCGCGCTGGGCCAGGTCAAAGGCGCCGGAGGGGGGGCTTATGGATTTTACACCCGGACCTTGACCGAACGGATCTCCGCCCGCCTTGGCCTGGAGGCCGGATTGCGCCACGCCTTGGAACAGGGGGATTTTCTCCTCCACTACCAACCCTTGATCGCGCTGGGGACCGGCGAGGTCGAAGGGGTGGAGGCGCTGGTCCGCTGGGCGGGCGGCGACGGCCTGCTTATTCCCCCCGACCGCTTTATTCCCCTGGCCGAAGACACCGGGTTGATCGTTCCCTTGGGCGAATGGGTGCTCGGGGAAGCCTGCCGAACCATGCAGCGCTGGCGCAGCCAGGGCATGCCCCTGACGGTGCTGGCCGTCAATCTGTCACCCCGCCAGTTCCGCGACCACGCCATTCCCGCCCTGGTCCGCCGGGTCCTTGAACAAACCGGCTTGCCGGCCAGCGTCCTTGAGCTGGAAATCACCGAAAGCGCCATCATGGAACAAGGTGCCGCCGCCGAGGCCCAGATGACCGGGCTTAAGCACTTGGGCGTGCGGCTGGCGATCGATGATTTCGGCACCGGCTATTCGTCGCTGGCCAACCTCCGCCGCTTCCCCATCGATAAGATCAAGATCGACCAAAGCTTCGTGCGCGATATCCCGCGCGATGCCGCCGCCGAAGAGATCACCGCGACGATCATCGCCATGGGGCGCACGCTCAAGCTCCATGTCCTGGCCGAAGGGGTGGAAACCACCGATCAGCTTGATTTCCTGTCGCGCAAGCAATGCGACAGCGCCCAGGGCTATCTGTTCAGCCGGCCGATCACCGCCGCCGCCCTGGAAAAGTGGCTCGCCCTACGCTGAGCCCGGATTGCCCGGCTTGCCCGGGGGCCACGAAGGGACTAAACGGAAAAGCGCGGGGAAAACAGCCCCGTCCCGCCCCCTCTCCCCCGGAGACACCAGCCTTGACCACCCTGACCATCCGCCCGGCGCGGCCCGATGACGACGCCTTGGCCATTCAAGCGATCTATGCGCCCTATGTCCTGACCAGCACGGCGACCTTTGAAAACGTCCCCCCCAGTGTCGATGACATGGCCGGCCGCCTGCGCACCCTGGTCGAGGGTGGCTATCCGGTGCTGGTGGCCGAGGAAAGCGGCGAAGGCGCTCCGCCCAGGATCGTCGGCTATGCCTATGCCGGCCCCTATCACAAGCGCCCGGCCTATCGCGCGACGCTGGAGAATTCGATCTATGTCGATAGCCAGTGCCGGCGGGGCGGCGTCGGCGCGGCGTTGATGACCCGGCTGCTGGCCGAGGCCGCCGAGCGCGGCTTCCGTCAGGTGATCGCCGTCATCGGCGATGCCGACAATACTGCCTCGCGCCAGTTTCACCTGCGCCAGGGCTTCCGCGAGGCCGGGATGATCGCCGCCGTCGGCTGGAAATTCGGGCGCTGGCTTGATGTGTTCTATTACCAGATCACCCTGGGCGCCGGA
The DNA window shown above is from Rhodospirillum rubrum ATCC 11170 and carries:
- a CDS encoding GNAT family N-acetyltransferase produces the protein MTTLTIRPARPDDDALAIQAIYAPYVLTSTATFENVPPSVDDMAGRLRTLVEGGYPVLVAEESGEGAPPRIVGYAYAGPYHKRPAYRATLENSIYVDSQCRRGGVGAALMTRLLAEAAERGFRQVIAVIGDADNTASRQFHLRQGFREAGMIAAVGWKFGRWLDVFYYQITLGAGSDQPPADEGPASPSGPPTFR
- a CDS encoding EAL domain-containing protein — protein: MIPSTTDDARPDLPSDQAERHPEGGADFEAIFRALPGPHLILDADLKIAAVNDAYLQATLTRRGEILGRGIFEVFPDNPNDPVSEGVRNLRASLLRVLSSRTQDVMSIQKYDVRKPGGGAGDFELRYWSPINTPVLGADGAVVYIVHYAQDLTEYYASSGQQDFAEGGKDDIVRQMEAEIFQRSKEVAKSNLKLKEANSELAILYEKTRELDDIKTQFFANVSHELRTPLTLILGPVTSRQEDPTLAPAEKRVLDMVARNARLLLRHVNDLLDIAKLEAGQMRMQYVRTDVTRLCRFALSHFDSLAEERAIAFTLEAPAVLWAEIDPEKFRRVLLNLLSNAFKFTPNQGEITVSLIDRGDDVILRVSDNGPGIPESMWTAVFERFRQVDGGSDRRHGGTGLGLAIVREFVDLHGGEVSIGQASEGGAAFTVVLPKKAPPDVAVYPEIGDTLAEGPGFYRDIDKGLEGEDRLTDLAPSAAASGPASGPAGGVGINAPLVLVVEDNPDMNAFVSEIVAGHYRVISAFDGQEGLEKAHETLPDLIISDVMMPRMSGETMADTLRQDGLTSDIPIIMLTAKADEAMRARMLRGVVQDYLFKPFSRLELLARADGLIADHRRKQMVLRESEARFRATFEQAAVGIAHLDPDGHWLRVNHKLCDIVGYPPDELLTLSFQDITHPDDLRADLRQMEALLAGQIDTYTIEKRYIRKTGESLWINLTVSLVRDIHNAPAYFISVVENIQSRKEAELQLLLASAVFSNSMEGIFVTDLKGSILAVNPAFSQITLYEAAEVLGRNARILQSGRQNREFYVALWQDVLTIGSWRGEIWNRRRDGEVFPEWLSISSVRNHQGEVTNYIGIFSDLSRIKHSEAKFHHLAHHDPLTGLPNRLLLRSRLDHAIERARRTGGRCAVLFLDLDRFKMINDSLGHRAGDTLLRTLGARLTACLGDTGTLARLGGDEFVAVIEDIDGIPAVGTIALTMLERLREPCRLSEGPEVCIGGSVGISLFPEDGDNPDTLLQHADTALGQVKGAGGGAYGFYTRTLTERISARLGLEAGLRHALEQGDFLLHYQPLIALGTGEVEGVEALVRWAGGDGLLIPPDRFIPLAEDTGLIVPLGEWVLGEACRTMQRWRSQGMPLTVLAVNLSPRQFRDHAIPALVRRVLEQTGLPASVLELEITESAIMEQGAAAEAQMTGLKHLGVRLAIDDFGTGYSSLANLRRFPIDKIKIDQSFVRDIPRDAAAEEITATIIAMGRTLKLHVLAEGVETTDQLDFLSRKQCDSAQGYLFSRPITAAALEKWLALR